In Vespula vulgaris chromosome 7, iyVesVulg1.1, whole genome shotgun sequence, a single window of DNA contains:
- the LOC127065297 gene encoding scavenger receptor class B member 1, whose translation MRFITSLFGDGSPKTMGRQYMKVGRNALLGIKSNQKDGICSEKVPTPLSMLISRGGKLKHSRIAAICFGLLALIIGIVLSSIPWVDYVILKQLRLWNGSLSFQYWQKPGVVRLTKVYIFNMTNTEGFLQFNEKPKLQEIGPFVYREDMEKVNIVFHNNGTVTYQHKKILNFVPEMSRDGDLKVMVPNIPLLTLSTQSKSLPRFITIGLSMFLSGMKMKPFIPLTVQELVFGYEDSLVSIAHRFFPVSRRPMSKMGLLNGRNGTLSEVSTIYTGHTDMKVFGLINRLNGLDHLPYWPEAPCNSITASEGSFFPPRDKTGSDIVHVWDKDLCRVLPLQYRGPVKNSCIKADLYTPPEMVFGKPDDNNPENKCFCLDDPSTCPKKGLQNISPCQYTAPVYLSFPHFYQADAELLDAVVGLKPVPELHGTYFKIQPKLGVPIEGKVRVQINLKVERQPNIGVVANFPDIVFPIMWLEEGIEELTPSIRRWVYLATTFADVAVPCVSYGLILVGLITIIVVFVKAHNNVVFTHEAIELGKRTIRRGSSFLVNQQHRLLVNKDSNYILLSNDIEEISTDVVV comes from the exons ATGAGGTTTATAACGTCGTTGTTTGGAGATGGTTCGCCTAAGACTATGGGAAGGCAATACATGAAGGTTGGAAGAAATGCACTTCTTGGTATAAAATCTAATCAAAAGGATGGCATCTGTTCAGAGAAAGTACCAACACCATTGTCTATGCTCATTTCAAGAGGGGGCAAGTTAAAACACA GTAGAATAGCAGCAATTTGTTTTGGCCTGCTTGCTCTTATCATCGGCATCGTTCTTAGCAGTATACCATGGGTAGATTACGTTATTTTGAAG CAATTACGTTTATGGAATGGCTCGCTCTCTTTTCAATATTGGCAGAAACCCGGAGTTGTTCGATTGACCAAAgtctatatatttaatatgaccAATACCGAAGGCTTTTTACAATTCAACGAAAAGCCGAAACTACAAGAAATCGGTCCTTTCGTTTATAG GGAAGATATGGAAAAAGTCAACATAGTTTTCCATAATAACGGTACTGTGACCTATCAACAcaagaaaattctaaatttCGTTCCTGAAATGTCCAGAGATGGAGATCTCAAAGTAATGGTTCCTAATATTCCGCTGCTT ACACTTTCGACACAAAGCAAGAGCCTACCTCGATTTATAACGATTGGTTTATCGATGTTCCTAAGtggaatgaaaatgaaaccaTTTATTCCTTTAACTGTTCAGGAACTTGTATTTGGTTACGAAGATTCACTCGTTAGTATAGCACATCGATTTTTTCCTGTAAGTCGACGTCCTATGAGTAAAATGGGACTTCTAAATGGC cGAAACGGTACGTTAAGTGAGGTATCGACGATATATACGGGACACACAGATATGAAAGTATTCGGTcttataaatcgattaaatggATTGGATCATCTACCTTATTGGCCAGAAGCACCGTGCAATTCTATCACAGCTTCTGAAG gTTCGTTTTTTCCTCCGCGAGATAAAACTGGATCAGACATTGTTCATGTTTGGGACAAGGATCTCTGTCGTGTCTTGCCATTACAATATCGTGGACCAGTAAAAAATAGTTGCATAAAAGCAGATTTATATACGCCACCGGAAATGGTTTTTGGAAAGCCTGATGATAATAATCCGGAAAATAAATGCTTCTGCTTGGATGATCCTTCTACTTGTCCAAAAAAAGGATTGCAAAATATCAGTCCTTGCCAATACA CTGCACCAGTCTACTTATCTTTTCCACATTTCTATCAAGCTGATGCAGAACTTTTAGACGCGGTCGTAGGATTAAAACCAGTTCCGGAATTACACGGaacttattttaaaatacaacCG aaaCTCGGTGTACCTATAGAAGGAAAAGTTAGAGTACAGATAAATCTAAAGGTAGAACGTCAGCCGAATATCGGCGTGGTGGCGAACTTTCCTGATATAGTGTTTCCAATAATGTGGCTTGAAGAAGGTATCGAAGAATTGACGCCATCGATCAGAAGATGGGTTTACTTGGCGACAACTTTCGCGGACGTTGCAGTACCTTGTGTCAGTTACGGGTTGATTCTAGTCGGTTTGATAACTATAATCGTGGTCTTCGTCAAGGCTCACAATAACGTCGTGTTTACGCACGAGGCGATAGAGTTAGGAAAGAGGACTATTAGAAGAGGATCGTCCTTCTTAGTAAATCAACAGCATCGATTACTCGTCAACAAGGACtccaattatattttattgagtAACGATATCGAAGAGATATCTACCGATGTAGTTGTATGA
- the LOC127065302 gene encoding synaptogyrin, translating into MDGGGAYGGGKAGAPFDPIAFVQRPLVILRALCLLFAIIVFGCISSKGYVTKQDKEVCLYNEDNNACNYGIGIGVIAFLASIGFLAGEYLFEQMSSVKTRKHFVLLDLGFSGFWAFLYFVGFCYLTNAWNKTTVSDGYGVNNVQGAIAFSFFSIFTWAGCAWFAFQRFRQGIQDAAFAPSYEADPVGGTGYTSYPDATDAAYQEPPFGQQQRGMGDFQAPAY; encoded by the exons ATGGACGGCGGTGGAGCGTACGGTGGAGGAAAGGCAGGAGCGCCTTTTGATCCGATCGCATTCGTTCAAAGGCCTCTAGTTATTTTAAGGGCACTATGCTTG CTCTTTGCAATAATAGTATTTGGATGTATAAGCAGCAAGGGCTATGTTACAAAACAAGACAAAGAGGTTTGTCTTTATAATGAAGACAATAATGCCTGTAATTATGGCATTGGTATAGGTGTTATAGCATTTTTAGCCAGTATTGGTTTTCTTGCTGGCGAATACTTGTTCGAACAAATGTCCTCTGTAAAAACTCGTAAACATTTTGTCCTCTTAGATCTTGG TTTTTCGGGTTTTTGggcatttttatattttgttggCTTCTGTTACTTGACAAATGCATGGAATAAAACTACAGTATCAGATGGGTATGGTGTTAATAATGTACAAGGAGCTATtgcattttcgtttttttccatttttactTGG gCTGGCTGTGCTTGGTTTGCATTTCAAAGATTCAGACAAGGTATACAAGATGCAGCCTTTGCTCCAAGTTACGAAGCAGATCCTGTAGGTGGAACAGGATATACAAGTTATCCTGATGCTACGGATGCTGCTTATCAAGAACCACCATTTGGTCAACAGCAGCGGGGAATGGGGGATTTTCAAGCCCCTGCTTATTAA